From a single Streptomyces sp. NBC_00377 genomic region:
- a CDS encoding (2Fe-2S)-binding protein has translation MGSEHGPRSAPHRSGTTLRVNGKPHTLTVDHRRVLLDVLREDLDLTGAKKGCDHGQCGACTVLVDGRRVNSCLLLAVALDGRDVTTVEGLSDDGEEPHPLQRAFLERDAFQCGYCTPGQICSAVGALAEAAAGHPSHVTDPSAPSGQPVALDRDEIRERLSGNLCRCGAYPRIVDAVEDVTGADRA, from the coding sequence ATGGGCAGCGAGCACGGCCCCCGGTCGGCGCCCCACCGCTCCGGCACCACTCTGCGCGTCAACGGCAAGCCGCACACCCTGACCGTCGACCACCGGCGGGTGCTGCTGGACGTACTGCGGGAGGACCTGGACCTCACCGGAGCCAAGAAGGGATGCGACCACGGTCAGTGCGGCGCGTGCACGGTCCTCGTCGACGGCCGGCGCGTCAACAGCTGTCTGCTGCTCGCCGTCGCCCTGGACGGCCGGGACGTCACGACCGTCGAGGGGCTGTCCGACGACGGCGAGGAGCCGCATCCGCTCCAGCGGGCGTTCCTGGAGCGCGACGCCTTCCAGTGCGGGTACTGCACGCCCGGACAGATCTGCTCGGCGGTCGGCGCGCTCGCCGAGGCCGCTGCGGGCCACCCCTCGCACGTCACGGACCCTTCGGCGCCCTCGGGACAGCCCGTGGCACTGGACCGGGACGAGATCCGCGAGCGGCTGAGCGGCAATCTCTGCCGCTGCGGCGCCTATCCCCGCATCGTCGACGCGGTCGAGGACGTGACCGGAGCGGACCGCGCATGA
- a CDS encoding FAD binding domain-containing protein, with translation MESFAYVRAGSLAEAADAFAAHPGARYLGGGTNLVDLMKLGVERPTALVDVTRLPLEEVTELPDGSLRIGALVRNSDLAAHPRVRDRYPVLSQAVLAGASGQLRNAATTGGNLLQRTRCPYFQDVSKPCNKREPDSGCAARDGVHRDHAVLGHSEQCIATHPSDMAVALAALDAEVELYGTAGVRRVPAAGFHRLPGAEPERDTVIEPGEIVTAVMLPAATAGLPSAYRKARDRASYAFALASVAVVLEVADGVVAHAGIAFGALAHRPWRARLAEEALRGAAPTRAAFAHAAELELAAARPLRDNAYKVPLARNLAVDVLTRLVPREEDS, from the coding sequence GTGGAATCCTTCGCCTACGTACGGGCCGGCAGTCTCGCGGAGGCCGCCGACGCCTTCGCCGCGCACCCGGGCGCACGCTATCTGGGCGGCGGCACCAACCTCGTCGACCTGATGAAGCTCGGCGTGGAACGGCCGACCGCCCTGGTCGACGTCACCCGGCTCCCGCTGGAGGAGGTGACGGAGCTGCCGGACGGGTCGCTGCGGATCGGCGCCCTGGTGCGCAACAGCGACCTCGCGGCGCACCCGCGCGTGCGGGACCGCTACCCCGTTCTCTCCCAGGCGGTGCTGGCGGGCGCCTCGGGCCAGCTGCGCAACGCGGCCACGACCGGCGGGAATCTGCTCCAGCGCACCCGTTGCCCCTACTTCCAGGACGTCTCCAAACCCTGCAACAAACGGGAGCCGGACAGCGGCTGCGCCGCACGGGACGGCGTCCACCGCGACCATGCTGTCCTCGGGCACTCCGAACAGTGCATCGCCACCCACCCGTCCGACATGGCGGTCGCGCTGGCCGCGCTGGACGCCGAGGTCGAGCTGTACGGCACGGCGGGCGTGCGCAGGGTGCCGGCGGCCGGTTTCCACCGGCTGCCCGGGGCGGAGCCCGAGCGGGACACCGTGATCGAACCCGGCGAGATCGTCACCGCGGTCATGCTGCCGGCCGCGACGGCCGGTCTGCCGTCCGCGTACCGCAAGGCGCGCGACCGGGCCTCGTACGCCTTCGCGCTCGCCTCCGTCGCCGTGGTGCTGGAGGTCGCCGACGGTGTCGTCGCGCACGCCGGGATCGCCTTCGGCGCGCTGGCACACCGCCCGTGGCGGGCCCGGCTGGCCGAGGAGGCGCTGCGGGGCGCGGCTCCGACCCGGGCGGCCTTCGCACACGCGGCCGAGCTGGAACTGGCCGCCGCCCGACCGCTGCGCGACAACGCCTACAAGGTGCCGCTGGCCCGCAACCTCGCCGTCGACGTCCTGACGCGGCTGGTGCCGCGG